One bacterium genomic region harbors:
- a CDS encoding MFS transporter, translated as MNLTQRYGVAIVFALAGLYFFSFIQRVGIPGSIFNDLQSEMNLDAAVVTRLGAIYLFIYAIMQPFAGMLADRFGGIRVALVSGLLLVIGATLFPLSHSTVGLYSSRALVGLGGSAMFLCMYKEADHSFSGRHFTVIVGFLSLVGYCGGLAGTRPFRMLVDGEGWRNACLVLAAGTASLLVLVWWLGRKADHEGRSTLDGNSWGNTVEVLTNRLNYPVLIAYSFSMSVTLCLQMTIGQKFIEDICGVTASNASKLTFTMMLFTLAALPLCGVISKKFHHRRNPFLIFVAVTAVTGMLLILVGIHYTMPPWYFLCAFIPPALGSGCAPVILSMMKEQNPSKAVATSVGMLNTAAYVMIAVTAQLTGMVLDLFNHQAVVSAKARIYPPSAYVVLFSILLALSLVALIASFFSREIRPRNILVDGRPF; from the coding sequence ATGAATCTCACTCAGCGCTACGGAGTCGCCATCGTTTTCGCTCTGGCAGGCCTCTATTTCTTTTCGTTTATCCAGCGGGTCGGGATACCGGGATCGATTTTCAACGATCTCCAGAGCGAAATGAATCTCGATGCGGCTGTAGTCACCCGGCTGGGAGCGATCTATCTGTTTATCTATGCCATCATGCAACCTTTTGCTGGAATGTTGGCCGACCGTTTCGGGGGGATCCGGGTGGCACTGGTGAGTGGTCTTTTGCTGGTCATCGGCGCTACGTTGTTTCCGCTTTCCCATAGTACGGTGGGCCTGTATTCAAGCCGCGCACTGGTGGGGTTGGGTGGCAGTGCGATGTTTCTGTGCATGTACAAGGAAGCCGACCACTCGTTTAGTGGGAGGCATTTCACAGTGATTGTGGGGTTTTTGTCGCTCGTCGGGTACTGTGGCGGGCTGGCGGGAACACGCCCGTTCCGGATGCTGGTGGATGGTGAAGGGTGGCGAAACGCCTGTTTGGTTCTGGCAGCGGGAACGGCGAGCCTGCTGGTGCTGGTATGGTGGTTGGGGCGGAAGGCGGATCACGAAGGCCGGTCCACACTGGATGGAAATTCCTGGGGAAATACGGTGGAGGTGTTGACCAACCGCTTGAATTACCCGGTGCTGATCGCCTATTCGTTTAGCATGTCCGTAACGCTCTGTCTTCAAATGACTATTGGGCAGAAATTTATCGAGGATATTTGCGGTGTCACAGCCTCGAATGCCTCCAAACTGACATTCACCATGATGTTGTTCACGTTGGCCGCATTGCCGCTTTGTGGCGTTATCAGCAAAAAGTTCCATCATCGACGCAACCCCTTTTTGATATTTGTTGCAGTTACGGCCGTCACGGGGATGTTGCTCATTCTGGTGGGAATCCACTACACGATGCCTCCCTGGTATTTCCTTTGCGCCTTTATTCCACCAGCGCTGGGTTCGGGTTGTGCACCGGTCATCCTGTCAATGATGAAAGAACAAAATCCCTCAAAAGCCGTGGCTACTTCCGTTGGGATGTTGAACACTGCAGCGTACGTGATGATTGCTGTAACCGCGCAACTGACTGGCATGGTGCTGGATTTGTTTAATCATCAAGCGGTTGTTTCCGCCAAGGCCAGGATCTATCCTCCCTCCGCCTATGTCGTCCTGTTTAGTATCCTTCTGGCACTCTCATTGGTTGCCCTGATTGCATCATTCTTTAGTCGTGAGATTAGGCCACGCAACATACTGGTGGATGGTCGGCCATTTTAA